The sequence ATGGAGCCGTTCATCGATACCGTGGTGATCAGCACCATCACGGCGCTGGTGATCGTCATAAGCGGGGCCTGGCAAATCCCGGGGCTCGAGGACGTGAAGCTGACTTCCAAGGCCTTCGAGACCTCGATTGCCTGGTTCCCCTACGTATTGGCGCTGGCCGTATTCCTGTTTGGTTTTTCGACCATTATTTCCTGGGGCTATTACACCGAAAAGATCTGGACCTTCATTTTCGGTGACAGCAAGCGCTCGGTGACGACCTTCAAAACGCTCTTCTGCCTGTTGCTGATCCCGGGGGCGGTGCTCAGCGCGGCCCAGGTCTTCAATATTATCGACAGCCTGTTTTTCCTTCTGGCCATCCCCAATATCGTCGGGCTCTACATCATGGCGCCCGAACTGAAGGCCGACCTGAAGAGTTATCTGGCCAGGCTCAAATCGGGCGAGATCAAGGAAACCGTGGTGCCTGAAGTATGGCGTTGAACCCCGAAAATGGAGTGGAGGTAGCCCATGTCAATCCAGGAAGATAAGCTTTATAAGAAAGTCACTGATAGATATAAGTGGTTTGAGGATGAGGCTAAGAAGCATAGGAGGCTCAATCGAATCTTATGGTTGGGGGCTTCGATAATTTCAGTTCTTGTAGCTATAACTGCAGCATTCGACTTTACCATATTTAACGTTATTAAATCTCGGCAAATTTCAGTAATTCTTGCTTTAATCCTGCCGTTGGTCACAGGATACGTTGTGTTAAGAACTCCTGAAAAATTATGGATTCTAGAAACCAGTATTAGAAATCGCCTCAAAGATCTTAGTGTAGAGTTAGAGTTTCAATTTGAAAGAAATCCGAAATTCAATAGGCAGGATTTTGAAAAAAAGTACTTGGCTCTGATGGCTGAGTCTAATGACAAATGGGTCGATATTAAGCGAGGGGCAGGCTAATGCCTAACAAAAAATAGCTATTGGACAATGTTTGAAATCGAAATCATTACAATCTTATACAAAGTTAGATCTAATGTTTACAAAAAAGAGGGGGAAATACCAGATAGAAGCCAATTGAATCCTTCACCCATACATACGGTTGGTAACACACCAATTGTTCAACTGCATAACGACAATAGCGCAACACTTCTTTGACCTGGTGCATCAGCCTGGCATCCCCGTTTGGTTCAAATTTTTGGTTGCGTTTCATTTTGCTAACCGTTAATTTCTTTCAATTCCCTGTTACGC is a genomic window of candidate division KSB1 bacterium containing:
- a CDS encoding alanine:cation symporter family protein, with translation MEPFIDTVVISTITALVIVISGAWQIPGLEDVKLTSKAFETSIAWFPYVLALAVFLFGFSTIISWGYYTEKIWTFIFGDSKRSVTTFKTLFCLLLIPGAVLSAAQVFNIIDSLFFLLAIPNIVGLYIMAPELKADLKSYLARLKSGEIKETVVPEVWR